One segment of Vibrio orientalis CIP 102891 = ATCC 33934 DNA contains the following:
- a CDS encoding DUF6701 domain-containing protein encodes MNMLVKLLSALILAVVVLVPSIAQASQCLAPGSEVDTRTDFCITFQIDSDGSNRVRFERNYYYPLWTDDRSYQRYGPAIYERDYVGERKERTFRIKFERADNNSRWIWGTLTYSVDGVVKKTISNFSLSNLMGVDKFDPWLKINLVGSQFNDPDKYCIANGSCVDIEPFELDVCPYVPNGLQTNVYASQRPFGAMQVGGVENRIYPANNDPKYSFLTIIQPANLCEYPNGSIGVCTFDPNKNHPTLPVSLPSFRQGDIEIKLKRGETRALDSGVYEEVKLAKDSKLQLKGGNYWIEELKFDGVNAQIEVLEPSIIHYEELQFNESDIKINHTGSSHDILFIGHGDDSNIRIPIFKHKESNYRINAFFYVDPAADDADNGFIINGSNNVIRGGITAHSIAISGSKNKIYPLSCESQPAPSLSSIEIKPFNYHLTCESDPDNIVEVHMFDGEGNLVAGHQPMLIQENGSNLTVNFISEANGIAKYRVITNSTASIGNYDLKANLTVNGQSFEDTEQIKYVPYKFEVDDQYLVAGQNNQITIDVKACSDSGQLINLGYTGSPTASFSYNRPSLTPTADDLEFSAVLNDNNRQADLTFKESGHITVQIEDPNFVCDEERCPSEGGSLKGEFDVYSRPWKVAICNVHETSNSANGNPSTTTGTPGFMASGDEFSASYIPIVHPDSRGNVNEECRYPQTGNYGLDNGPLELTYSLVYPSTPPQQGVITPTSIPSFDSGNLIQTLSHTWNEVGTIRFQTSATYLTMDLDSDSEDIGRFYPKFFRVINTPVWDYPSSQSFAYMNQPFDGVSFDVEALNANGSAVQNYASFASSLTANFALFEPDFTERFHSPEPNKQWNLSSGSSIGTFEIAEASPTTNCASELCWEKATTATGYEDGPFNGIGDGVSNISITDEGLSNVDPVAYQSSEENGSDPRLLTAQPDLRFGRVALDSLGSTVNTTLNIPLRVEFWNGERFVVNSDDDAVSTILGESTSTDNNNIWVEEGQTAETLSFANGGLVNNGESDSITVTHSSQVRQQTQIWLELDNTRNDMPWLRYNWDDDLASDDANGEQDPSSVVTFGIYRGNDRVIFRGEPGLIGQ; translated from the coding sequence ATGAATATGCTAGTTAAGCTGTTATCAGCTCTGATATTGGCAGTGGTAGTTTTGGTGCCATCGATTGCTCAAGCATCTCAATGTTTAGCGCCTGGCAGTGAGGTCGATACTAGGACGGATTTTTGTATCACTTTTCAAATAGACTCGGATGGTTCAAATCGTGTGCGTTTTGAAAGAAATTATTACTATCCACTCTGGACGGATGACAGGAGCTATCAGAGGTATGGACCTGCAATTTACGAACGTGATTATGTTGGAGAGAGAAAAGAGCGTACATTTCGCATTAAATTCGAACGTGCTGACAACAATTCGCGATGGATTTGGGGAACGTTGACCTATTCTGTTGATGGAGTGGTTAAGAAAACAATTAGCAATTTCAGTTTATCTAATTTGATGGGGGTCGACAAATTTGATCCATGGCTGAAAATAAATCTTGTTGGGAGTCAGTTTAACGACCCGGATAAATACTGTATTGCGAACGGTTCTTGCGTAGATATAGAACCGTTTGAGTTAGACGTTTGTCCGTATGTACCAAATGGGTTACAAACCAACGTCTACGCTTCACAGCGCCCTTTTGGTGCAATGCAAGTAGGGGGAGTGGAGAATCGTATCTATCCAGCGAATAATGATCCTAAGTATTCGTTCCTTACCATTATTCAGCCTGCAAATTTATGTGAGTACCCGAATGGTTCTATCGGTGTGTGTACTTTTGACCCAAACAAAAATCATCCTACGCTACCTGTCTCATTGCCTAGCTTTAGGCAAGGTGATATCGAAATAAAACTAAAGCGAGGTGAGACTCGCGCACTTGATAGCGGGGTATATGAAGAAGTTAAGCTTGCTAAAGATTCTAAGCTACAGCTAAAAGGTGGGAATTACTGGATAGAAGAGCTTAAATTTGATGGGGTTAACGCTCAAATTGAAGTACTTGAGCCAAGTATTATTCACTATGAAGAACTCCAGTTTAATGAATCTGATATTAAGATTAACCACACTGGTAGTAGCCATGACATCTTGTTTATTGGTCATGGCGATGACTCTAATATCAGAATACCGATTTTTAAACATAAAGAGAGTAATTACCGGATAAATGCGTTCTTTTATGTTGACCCTGCTGCCGATGATGCTGATAACGGTTTTATTATTAATGGTAGTAATAACGTTATTCGTGGCGGTATTACAGCCCACAGCATTGCGATTAGTGGTAGCAAAAATAAGATCTATCCTTTAAGTTGTGAGTCTCAACCCGCTCCGTCTCTCTCTTCTATTGAGATCAAACCATTCAACTACCACCTAACCTGTGAATCTGACCCTGATAATATCGTTGAAGTACACATGTTTGACGGGGAAGGGAACTTGGTCGCCGGACATCAGCCAATGCTAATCCAAGAAAATGGGTCTAACTTAACAGTTAACTTTATTTCTGAAGCAAACGGTATTGCTAAATATAGAGTCATTACCAATTCAACTGCTTCAATTGGCAATTATGATCTCAAAGCGAATCTCACTGTAAATGGACAGAGTTTTGAAGATACGGAACAGATCAAATATGTACCATATAAGTTTGAAGTGGATGATCAGTACCTAGTCGCGGGACAAAACAATCAAATTACCATTGACGTAAAAGCATGTAGTGATAGTGGGCAACTGATTAATCTTGGTTATACAGGGAGCCCGACAGCAAGCTTTAGCTATAACCGACCAAGCTTAACGCCAACAGCCGATGACTTAGAGTTTAGTGCTGTGCTTAATGATAATAATCGACAAGCCGATTTAACATTCAAAGAATCAGGTCATATAACGGTTCAGATTGAAGATCCTAATTTTGTCTGTGATGAGGAACGTTGTCCATCAGAAGGCGGAAGCTTAAAAGGTGAATTTGACGTCTACTCAAGGCCTTGGAAAGTCGCTATCTGTAATGTTCATGAGACGAGCAATAGCGCTAATGGGAACCCATCTACAACGACAGGGACGCCTGGATTTATGGCTTCAGGTGATGAGTTTAGCGCGAGCTATATCCCTATCGTACATCCTGATTCCAGAGGCAATGTGAATGAAGAGTGTCGCTATCCTCAAACTGGTAACTATGGTCTAGACAATGGGCCTCTTGAATTAACATACAGCCTTGTCTATCCATCGACTCCACCGCAGCAAGGAGTAATAACACCTACATCTATTCCATCATTTGACAGCGGTAACCTCATACAAACGCTGTCACATACGTGGAATGAAGTAGGGACGATTCGATTCCAAACTAGTGCGACTTACTTAACGATGGATCTGGACTCTGATAGCGAAGATATCGGTCGTTTTTATCCTAAATTTTTTAGAGTGATAAATACTCCTGTATGGGACTATCCGAGTTCTCAATCATTTGCTTATATGAACCAACCCTTTGATGGGGTTTCATTTGATGTCGAGGCGTTAAATGCAAATGGGAGTGCAGTGCAAAATTATGCGAGTTTTGCGTCGTCCTTAACGGCAAACTTTGCCTTGTTTGAACCAGACTTTACTGAGAGGTTCCATTCCCCAGAGCCAAACAAACAGTGGAACTTGTCATCAGGCAGTAGTATCGGCACCTTCGAAATCGCTGAAGCTTCGCCAACGACCAATTGTGCTAGCGAGCTTTGTTGGGAGAAGGCTACGACAGCTACTGGTTATGAAGACGGTCCATTTAATGGTATTGGAGATGGAGTAAGCAATATATCGATCACTGATGAAGGGTTATCTAATGTGGACCCTGTGGCTTATCAGTCATCTGAAGAAAATGGAAGCGACCCTCGATTACTAACCGCACAACCTGACCTGCGCTTTGGCCGCGTTGCTCTTGATAGCTTGGGCAGCACAGTGAATACAACGCTTAATATCCCGCTTAGGGTTGAGTTCTGGAATGGTGAGCGCTTTGTCGTCAACAGTGATGACGATGCAGTATCGACTATTCTTGGCGAAAGCACATCGACCGACAATAACAATATTTGGGTCGAAGAAGGCCAAACCGCGGAAACCTTGAGCTTTGCCAATGGTGGATTGGTGAATAACGGTGAATCCGATTCAATTACGGTCACTCACTCTTCCCAAGTTCGCCAACAGACGCAAATTTGGTTAGAGCTGGATAATACGCGCAATGATATGCCGTGGCTGCGTTACAATTGGGATGATGATCTAGCTAGTGACGATGCGAATGGTGAACAAGATCCGTCCAGTGTGGTGACATTTGGTATATACCGAGGTAACGATCGAGTGATCTTTCGCGGTGAACCCGGCTTGATCGGCCAATAA
- a CDS encoding prepilin-type N-terminal cleavage/methylation domain-containing protein, translating into MKSRGFTLIEMVLALIVSAILLLGVANFTHLGVTGYFGSVERYRLQTEATFVLEKMSREVRHAVPNMFEGDGSNCVSFYSIADSGFYAVSGADLNFIVSNSASVSGANSTQRLIINPTRSSTNLNDLDNIYSVDSAGLVEDNVFSFTSGAQDLVGGSVSNRHFIFDGDEQVTYCIAGTRVTRNGVTVTDKLTGNGNQLSYQAADVQHNGVVNVTLTFELNGESSTYNQDIQVINVP; encoded by the coding sequence ATGAAAAGCCGAGGCTTTACCCTGATTGAAATGGTGTTGGCACTGATTGTGTCAGCAATACTCCTACTCGGGGTCGCTAACTTTACTCATTTAGGTGTCACTGGTTATTTTGGTTCGGTCGAGCGCTACCGATTACAGACGGAAGCCACTTTTGTTCTAGAGAAGATGTCGCGTGAAGTTCGCCATGCCGTACCGAACATGTTTGAAGGCGATGGCAGTAATTGTGTGTCGTTTTACTCTATTGCGGATTCAGGTTTTTATGCGGTGTCGGGCGCAGATTTAAATTTCATCGTCAGTAACTCAGCATCTGTAAGTGGCGCCAATTCAACTCAGCGTTTAATCATCAATCCAACTCGCTCATCGACGAACCTAAATGATCTCGACAATATCTACTCTGTCGATAGTGCTGGATTGGTTGAAGACAACGTATTTAGCTTTACTAGTGGCGCACAAGATCTGGTTGGCGGCTCTGTCAGTAATCGCCATTTTATCTTCGACGGTGACGAGCAAGTGACTTACTGCATTGCTGGCACCCGGGTCACCCGCAATGGCGTGACAGTGACCGATAAGTTAACGGGTAATGGTAATCAGCTCTCTTATCAGGCCGCAGATGTTCAGCACAACGGCGTAGTGAATGTAACGCTTACTTTCGAGTTAAATGGCGAGTCCTCTACCTATAATCAAGATATACAGGTGATCAATGTCCCGTAA
- a CDS encoding type II secretion system protein, which yields MEAKPNSSSQGFTLIELVVVILLLAIVSVVAATRFSGRQDYELYALQDQTMALVRQIQVNRMQYNGVNTNQNFILATQAISGTSTNCLGSVEACRLTLNRAEQRSDVVLSENYQFIITANNNRVSFDLLGNPTSATVEGGNIDIRISTLDGSNSSWVCINSEGFVFPQNSECI from the coding sequence ATGGAAGCAAAGCCTAACTCCTCATCTCAAGGTTTTACTCTTATTGAGTTAGTCGTTGTTATTCTGTTACTAGCTATTGTGTCAGTAGTTGCAGCGACACGCTTTTCAGGACGCCAAGACTACGAGCTGTATGCACTGCAAGATCAAACCATGGCATTGGTACGCCAAATTCAAGTCAATCGCATGCAATATAATGGTGTGAATACCAATCAAAACTTCATCTTGGCTACGCAAGCGATAAGTGGTACTTCAACCAACTGTTTAGGTTCCGTAGAAGCGTGTCGGTTAACTCTCAACCGTGCTGAACAAAGAAGTGATGTTGTGCTGAGTGAGAATTACCAATTCATCATCACTGCCAATAATAATCGGGTGAGCTTTGATTTGCTTGGCAACCCGACCAGTGCGACGGTCGAGGGTGGCAATATTGATATTCGTATTTCTACATTAGATGGCTCGAACAGCTCTTGGGTATGCATCAATAGTGAAGGCTTTGTTTTTCCGCAAAACTCGGAGTGTATCTAA
- a CDS encoding type II secretion system protein has protein sequence MKRQGGFTLIELVVVIVILGILAVTAAPRFLNLQQDARAASLQGLNGAMSGALGIVYGGSAIDGEETDPKTADAATTPITNGVATNFGYPTATAIGAQDRGIEDAVAGLPGNDWVLVNVTETGVVPDAVAYSFAGTDPVQANNGFVYDLTTPANTTGCFVIYVEAANATTEAFSEAVTNGC, from the coding sequence ATGAAAAGACAAGGCGGTTTCACCCTAATTGAACTAGTGGTGGTAATTGTTATTTTGGGTATTCTTGCAGTCACTGCAGCACCACGTTTCTTGAACCTACAACAAGATGCTCGTGCAGCATCATTACAGGGTCTTAACGGTGCAATGTCTGGTGCTTTAGGCATTGTATATGGTGGCTCCGCAATTGATGGTGAAGAGACAGACCCTAAAACGGCGGATGCCGCTACTACGCCTATTACTAATGGTGTTGCTACGAACTTTGGTTACCCTACAGCAACAGCTATTGGTGCGCAGGATCGTGGTATTGAAGACGCAGTAGCAGGTTTGCCTGGCAACGATTGGGTTCTAGTTAACGTCACGGAAACAGGCGTTGTGCCAGATGCTGTAGCATACTCATTTGCAGGAACAGACCCAGTACAAGCTAACAATGGTTTTGTATACGACTTAACTACGCCAGCCAACACAACAGGTTGTTTCGTTATTTATGTTGAAGCGGCAAATGCAACGACAGAAGCTTTCTCAGAAGCTGTAACTAACGGTTGTTAA
- a CDS encoding prepilin-type N-terminal cleavage/methylation domain-containing protein gives MFNKQSGFSLVELVVVIVVVGLLAVAALPRFLDVTDEAKKASVEGVAGGYATGVLSARAQWEAEARPSLTINTDVRNTVNYDGIDFWLTSSEQTGGDFRDGYPYGLNTDNSSFPTSLDDQACIDLMENLLQNPPRVGTVADAATDSNIKYSAQADNGASTCTYVQQEGNSEHQFVYEIETGRVTVTLQ, from the coding sequence ATGTTTAACAAACAATCTGGTTTTTCTTTAGTTGAGCTAGTGGTCGTTATTGTTGTCGTTGGCTTGTTAGCTGTAGCGGCATTACCTCGCTTTTTAGATGTCACTGATGAGGCTAAAAAAGCCAGTGTTGAAGGTGTTGCTGGTGGGTACGCGACAGGTGTGCTGTCTGCTCGTGCTCAATGGGAAGCAGAAGCAAGACCGTCACTGACGATTAATACCGACGTGCGCAATACCGTTAACTATGATGGTATCGATTTCTGGCTCACAAGTTCAGAACAAACTGGCGGTGACTTCCGTGATGGCTATCCATACGGTCTTAATACAGATAACAGCAGTTTTCCAACCAGTCTCGATGATCAAGCTTGTATCGATTTAATGGAAAACTTACTACAGAATCCACCTCGAGTTGGTACCGTGGCAGATGCGGCAACGGACTCGAATATTAAATATTCTGCCCAAGCTGATAATGGCGCCTCGACCTGTACGTATGTGCAGCAAGAAGGCAATAGTGAACATCAGTTTGTGTATGAGATTGAAACTGGTCGTGTGACCGTAACATTGCAGTAG
- a CDS encoding type II secretion system F family protein, whose product MPSFHYQGRNSDGSSVSGRIEAPTQDAVVEQLMNKGIIPISIKSGGGKSALSIDFKALLTPAVPLEVLVIFCRQLYSLTKAGVPLLRSMKGLSQNSSNKQLQEALEDVTQELTNGRSLSSSMQMFPKVFSPLFVSMIHVGENTGRLDEALLQLANYYEQEVETRKRIKTAMRYPTFVISFIMVAMFVLNVKVIPQFSSMFARFGVDLPLPTRILIATSEFFVNYWMMMVVAMVAMSFAFKAWLNTANGREKWDKFRLRMPVVGELINRAQLSRFSRTFALMLKAGVPLNQSLALSAEALGNKFLENRLLEMKSSIEAGGTISSTAINSGVFTPLVIQMISVGEETGRIDELLLEVADFYDREVDYDLKTLTARIEPILLVIVAGMVLILALGIFLPMWGMLDAIKG is encoded by the coding sequence ATGCCAAGTTTTCATTATCAAGGGCGAAATAGTGACGGTTCTTCAGTGTCAGGTCGTATCGAAGCGCCGACACAAGATGCGGTTGTTGAGCAACTGATGAATAAAGGCATTATCCCTATCAGTATTAAATCTGGTGGTGGAAAGAGTGCACTGAGTATTGATTTTAAAGCGCTACTCACTCCCGCGGTTCCGCTTGAAGTGTTGGTGATCTTTTGTCGTCAGCTATACAGCTTAACCAAAGCGGGAGTTCCGTTGCTGCGCTCGATGAAAGGGTTGAGTCAAAATAGCTCCAATAAGCAGTTGCAAGAAGCACTTGAAGATGTGACACAAGAGCTGACAAACGGTAGAAGTCTATCAAGTTCAATGCAGATGTTTCCTAAAGTGTTTAGCCCGCTATTTGTGTCGATGATTCATGTTGGGGAAAACACAGGTCGACTTGATGAAGCGCTACTGCAACTAGCAAACTATTATGAACAAGAGGTAGAGACACGAAAGCGAATAAAGACCGCGATGCGTTACCCCACCTTCGTTATCAGCTTTATTATGGTGGCGATGTTTGTGCTTAACGTTAAAGTCATCCCGCAGTTTTCGAGCATGTTTGCGCGCTTCGGTGTGGATTTGCCACTACCGACTAGAATATTGATAGCGACCTCAGAATTTTTCGTCAATTACTGGATGATGATGGTGGTTGCGATGGTAGCAATGAGCTTTGCGTTTAAAGCTTGGCTCAATACTGCTAATGGACGTGAAAAGTGGGACAAATTCCGTTTACGCATGCCCGTTGTTGGTGAGTTGATTAATCGAGCCCAACTGTCACGTTTTTCACGAACTTTCGCTTTGATGCTAAAGGCTGGCGTGCCATTGAACCAGTCATTAGCGTTGTCAGCAGAGGCGCTAGGCAACAAATTTTTAGAAAACAGATTACTTGAGATGAAATCCTCAATTGAGGCTGGCGGCACCATATCATCAACCGCAATTAATAGTGGCGTTTTCACTCCGTTGGTTATTCAGATGATATCGGTGGGTGAAGAGACGGGGCGCATTGATGAGTTGCTATTAGAAGTGGCTGATTTTTATGATCGTGAAGTCGATTATGATCTGAAAACACTGACGGCGAGAATTGAGCCAATTCTACTGGTAATTGTTGCGGGCATGGTATTGATTTTGGCACTTGGTATCTTTTTACCTATGTGGGGAATGCTCGATGCCATCAAAGGCTAG
- a CDS encoding GspE/PulE family protein, whose amino-acid sequence MKIKLRKRLGDLLVEEGIITEHQVEQALNSQKTTGRKLGAALIELGFLSEHQMLTFLSQQLDIPLIDLSRADVDVEAVQLLPEVHARRLRALVIGRQMDTLRVAMSDPADLFAQEALLGQLGQYAIEFVIAPEKQLVDGFDRYYRRTKEIASFAEQLQAEHQVTEAFDFNIEGDDSEEVTVVKLINSLFEDAIQVGASDIHIEPDANVLRLRQRIDGVLHETLLNEVNIASALVLRLKLMANLDISEKRLPQDGRFNIRAKGQSVDIRMSTLPVQHGESVVMRLLNQSSGVRKLEQSGIPSHLLERLRRQLRRPHGMILVTGPTGSGKTTTLYGALSELNQPGKKIITAEDPVEYRLPRVCQVQVNPKIDLDFSTVLRTFLRQDPDIILVGEMRDQETVEIGLRAALTGHLVLSTLHTNDAVDSALRMMDMGAPGYLVASAVRAVVAQRLVRKVCPDCKTEEHLDDARKQWLAQRFPNQVGRQFVKGRGCQNCNLTGYRGRIGVFELLELEQDMMDMLRANDAVGFSRVARQSENYKPLLASAMELALDGVVSFSEVMSLGEGNSSGFEQAIYM is encoded by the coding sequence GTGAAAATTAAACTTAGAAAGCGACTTGGTGACCTATTAGTCGAAGAAGGCATCATTACTGAGCACCAAGTTGAACAAGCGCTAAATTCGCAGAAAACAACCGGACGAAAGTTGGGTGCGGCGCTGATCGAGTTAGGTTTTCTCTCTGAACATCAAATGCTGACGTTTTTGTCTCAGCAGCTTGATATTCCCCTGATTGATTTAAGCCGTGCAGATGTCGATGTCGAAGCGGTTCAACTTCTGCCAGAAGTGCATGCACGTCGTTTACGTGCACTGGTGATTGGTCGCCAGATGGATACCTTGCGTGTAGCGATGAGTGATCCAGCAGATCTGTTTGCTCAAGAAGCACTTTTGGGGCAGTTAGGTCAATATGCCATCGAGTTTGTGATTGCACCAGAGAAGCAATTGGTTGACGGCTTTGACCGTTACTACCGACGTACCAAAGAAATTGCGTCGTTTGCTGAGCAATTGCAAGCAGAGCACCAAGTTACTGAGGCTTTTGATTTTAATATCGAAGGCGATGACAGTGAAGAAGTGACCGTTGTAAAACTAATCAACTCTTTGTTTGAAGATGCGATTCAAGTTGGTGCTTCGGATATTCACATCGAGCCTGATGCTAATGTATTACGCTTACGCCAACGTATTGATGGCGTGCTGCACGAAACCTTGCTTAATGAGGTTAATATCGCCTCGGCACTGGTGTTACGTCTCAAGTTAATGGCAAACCTAGATATCTCGGAGAAACGCTTACCACAAGATGGCCGTTTTAACATCCGCGCCAAAGGGCAATCGGTTGATATTCGTATGTCGACGCTACCAGTACAGCACGGTGAGTCGGTGGTTATGCGTTTGCTCAATCAGTCATCGGGTGTGCGAAAACTGGAGCAGTCCGGTATTCCTAGTCACCTGCTCGAACGCTTGCGTCGTCAGCTTCGACGTCCGCATGGCATGATTCTGGTTACAGGCCCTACAGGTTCAGGCAAAACCACCACTTTGTACGGGGCGCTAAGTGAGCTTAATCAGCCGGGGAAAAAGATCATTACCGCGGAAGACCCGGTAGAATATCGCTTACCTCGTGTTTGCCAGGTGCAAGTGAATCCAAAAATTGACCTAGATTTCTCAACCGTACTAAGAACTTTCCTTCGTCAAGATCCAGACATCATCTTAGTCGGGGAGATGCGTGATCAAGAAACGGTTGAAATTGGTTTGAGGGCTGCGTTAACCGGTCACTTAGTGTTAAGTACTTTGCATACCAATGATGCGGTAGATAGTGCACTGCGGATGATGGATATGGGCGCGCCCGGTTATTTGGTTGCCAGTGCGGTACGAGCTGTTGTCGCGCAGCGCTTAGTACGCAAAGTATGTCCTGATTGTAAGACGGAAGAGCACCTTGATGATGCTCGTAAACAGTGGCTTGCCCAGCGTTTCCCGAATCAAGTCGGTCGCCAATTTGTTAAAGGGCGGGGCTGTCAAAACTGTAACTTGACGGGGTATCGCGGACGAATTGGTGTGTTTGAGTTGTTGGAATTAGAGCAGGATATGATGGATATGCTTAGAGCAAACGATGCAGTCGGCTTTTCTCGTGTAGCCCGTCAGTCTGAAAACTACAAACCTCTGCTTGCTTCGGCAATGGAGCTTGCTCTTGATGGTGTTGTGAGTTTCAGTGAAGTGATGAGCTTGGGTGAGGGAAACTCATCTGGCTTTGAACAAGCAATCTATATGTAG
- a CDS encoding tetratricopeptide repeat protein gives MSAMNNALSELANKKSVCSEGISKAEVKPVKQRAILPWVVGSFGLSLAVGGWAVSQQEVVVHPQALSIPESGSSHSAMVSPTSKVNTEQQLIYHSAPVREELANTGSKAVGQKAETPRAVTKPQPILLAQVNSADKAKPAPLVKNGEVVIEQVELTPQQLSKKAQERAKKSLDSNNLAEALQNYHEALRYTPSNDEVRRRLSALYYGKGEVRKAAEILQKGIALEPSNAELRLSLAKMLMKEKQGEAALTVLSTLPESASVEYLSLRAVLAQKAKQDDLALQSYQKLVEREPESGRWWLGLGIQQERAFDLDLAKASYQQAITKLGLSSQTQQFIRDRLTLIGRLEEQPSEN, from the coding sequence ATGAGTGCGATGAATAATGCACTATCAGAATTGGCCAATAAAAAATCCGTTTGCTCTGAAGGCATATCAAAGGCTGAAGTAAAGCCAGTTAAGCAGAGAGCCATTCTACCTTGGGTGGTAGGAAGTTTTGGTTTAAGTCTAGCTGTTGGAGGTTGGGCGGTTTCTCAGCAAGAGGTTGTTGTACACCCACAAGCGCTTTCCATTCCTGAATCAGGATCAAGCCACAGTGCGATGGTCTCTCCGACAAGTAAAGTAAATACCGAACAACAGCTGATTTATCACTCAGCGCCAGTTCGTGAAGAGTTAGCGAACACTGGGTCTAAGGCTGTTGGTCAAAAAGCTGAAACGCCGCGAGCAGTCACTAAACCACAACCAATATTGCTTGCTCAAGTTAATAGTGCCGATAAAGCAAAACCAGCGCCGTTGGTGAAAAATGGTGAAGTGGTTATCGAGCAGGTAGAGCTTACGCCACAACAACTCTCTAAAAAGGCACAAGAGCGAGCAAAGAAATCCTTAGACAGCAATAATTTGGCTGAGGCTTTGCAAAATTATCATGAGGCTCTTCGTTACACGCCATCCAATGATGAAGTGCGTAGGCGTCTATCGGCACTCTATTACGGTAAAGGTGAGGTTCGCAAAGCCGCTGAAATCTTGCAAAAAGGCATCGCTCTAGAACCAAGTAATGCCGAGCTTAGACTCTCGTTAGCCAAGATGCTGATGAAGGAAAAGCAAGGTGAAGCCGCATTGACCGTACTAAGCACATTGCCAGAGTCTGCTTCGGTAGAATACCTGTCGCTGCGTGCGGTGTTAGCTCAGAAAGCAAAGCAGGATGATTTAGCACTACAAAGTTACCAAAAGTTGGTCGAGAGAGAGCCAGAAAGTGGTCGTTGGTGGTTAGGGTTAGGTATCCAACAAGAGCGCGCATTTGATCTTGATTTAGCTAAGGCCTCTTATCAGCAAGCGATTACCAAGCTTGGTTTATCGAGTCAAACTCAGCAATTTATTCGTGATCGATTAACTTTGATTGGCCGTTTAGAGGAACAACCGAGTGAAAATTAA
- a CDS encoding ExeA family protein → MYLEHFGFESQPFHLTPDTELFLGLAPHYEAIQTVNAALEMGEGLIKVTGEVGTGKTMVCRVMAKHFKPHVQLVFLPNPALDGDRLRVAVAKELGIESIDVTSIVDDIQRRLIELARDGLQVVVLVDEAQALSDDALEVLRLFGNLETEQDKLLQIVLFGQPELDERLSQHHLRQLRQRITFSAQLRGLTLDEAVAYIDNRLSKSGGEVSLLSLSQKKAIWRASKGYPRLINQICHKALVLAFSKKSKSVTNACLFHAVHDTYDSCKPKFKSPRLWGWS, encoded by the coding sequence ATGTACCTCGAACACTTTGGTTTTGAATCGCAGCCTTTTCATCTGACTCCTGATACGGAGCTGTTTCTAGGATTGGCGCCGCACTATGAAGCGATTCAGACCGTCAATGCCGCACTTGAAATGGGTGAGGGTTTGATCAAAGTGACGGGAGAGGTAGGAACGGGTAAAACCATGGTTTGTCGTGTGATGGCTAAGCACTTTAAGCCGCACGTACAGCTGGTTTTTTTACCTAATCCAGCCCTTGATGGGGACCGCTTAAGAGTTGCGGTAGCAAAAGAGCTGGGTATTGAGTCGATAGATGTGACATCGATTGTTGATGATATTCAACGCCGGTTAATTGAGTTGGCACGAGACGGCTTGCAAGTGGTCGTGCTTGTTGATGAGGCGCAGGCGTTAAGTGATGACGCGTTAGAAGTACTTAGGTTGTTTGGTAACTTGGAAACCGAGCAAGACAAACTACTGCAAATTGTCTTATTTGGTCAACCTGAGCTTGATGAGCGTTTGTCGCAGCATCATCTGCGACAATTACGGCAGAGAATTACTTTTAGTGCTCAGTTAAGAGGACTGACGTTAGATGAAGCTGTCGCTTATATCGATAACCGATTGTCAAAATCAGGCGGAGAGGTCTCTTTGTTGTCGCTCAGCCAGAAGAAAGCGATATGGCGAGCCAGTAAGGGCTATCCAAGGTTGATCAATCAGATTTGTCATAAAGCTCTAGTGTTAGCCTTTAGCAAAAAATCGAAAAGTGTCACCAATGCTTGCTTATTCCACGCTGTCCATGACACTTACGATAGTTGTAAACCTAAATTTAAAAGCCCGCGATTGTGGGGCTGGAGTTAA